Within Dysosmobacter sp. Marseille-Q4140, the genomic segment CAACAGGGAGATCGACCTCACCGTCCGGCGGGGCGAGGTCCACACCCTGCTGGGCGAGAACGGCGCCGGCAAGTCCACGCTGATGAACGTCCTCATCGGGCTGTATCAGCCCACGGAGGGCGCCATCTACTTAGACGGCAAAAAGGTCCGCATCGACTCCCCCGCCCAGGCGGTGAAGCTGGGCATCGGCATGGTCCATCAGCATTTCATGCTGGTAGAGGCCATGACGGTCTTTGAGAACATCATCCTGGGCGACCGGAACACGAAGGGGATCTTTATCGACCGGGAGGCCCGGAAAAAGGAGATCCTGGACCTCTCCGCCCGGTACGGCCTGGACGTGGAACTGGACAAGCCCATCACGGAGATCGCCGTGGGCGCCCAGCAGCGGGTGGAGATCCTCAAGGCCCTATACCGGGGCGCGGAGCTGCTGATCCTGGACGAACCCTCCGCCGCCCTGACGGACATCGAGGTGGAGGGCCTGTTCGACATCATGCGCAAGCTCACCGGCGAGGGCAAGAGCATCATCTTCATCAGCCACAAGATGCGGGAGGTCATGCGGATCTCCGACCGGATCACCATTCTTCGGGCGGGCCGGACCGTTTGCACCCTGAACCGGGACGACACCAACGGCGAGGAGCTGGCCAACCTGATGATCGGCCGGGAGCTGACCCCCTCCCACTACGAGAAGATCACCGCCCCGGGAGAGCCGGTGGTGTCCCTGGAGAAGGTGGACTACCACAAGGAGTCCAAGCACAACGGCCTCAACGGCGTGTCCCTGACCGTGGGCCGGGGCGAGATCGTGGGCATCGCCGGCGTGGACGGCAACGGCCAGAGCCAGCTGGCCCAGGTGGTCACCGGCGTGCTGACGCCGGACGCCGGCCATGTGGACCTGAAGGGGTCCCGGGTGGCCCAGTTCACCCCCAACGGCTTTATTCTGGAGAGCGTGTCTCACATCCCCGAGGACCGGAACAAGATGGGCCTCATCGGCAGCATGTCCATCCAGGAGAACATCGTCCTCAAATCCACGGACACCCCCCAGTTCTCCTCCGCCCGGGGCTTCCGGCTGAAAAAGCGGGCCATCCGGGAGTATGCGGAGAAGATGCGGGAGAAATACGACATCCGCTGCACCTCCGTGGACCAGGAGACCCGGAACCTCTCCGGCGGCAACCAGCAGAAGGTCATCCTGGCCCGGGAGCTGGAGGGCCACCCGGACCTGCTGGTGGCGGTCCACCCCACCCGGGGCCTGGACATCGGCGCCACCCGCTTCGTCCACGACACCATGATCGAGGCCCGTGAAAAGGGCTGCGGCGTGCTGCTGATCTCCGCCGACTTCGACGAGATCCTGGAGGTTTCCGACCGGATCGTGGTCATGTTCGAGGGACAGGTGATGGGCGTCTTTTCCGGCAAGGAACCACCCATCCAGGACATCAGTCTGGCCATGGCCGGCAAGTGAGGAGGGAGACACGGATATGAAAAACAGCAACAAGCTGATCTGCGTGCTGGTGCCGGTGGTCTCCGTGCTGCTGGCCTTCGCCATCGGCTGCGCGGTCATGGCCTTCCTGGGCGCCAATCCCCTGACGGCGCTGCAGTCCCTGTGGACCGGTGCCTTCGGCAACTTGCGCAACGTGGGCACCACGCTGTCCCGGGCAACGCCCCTGATCTTCACGGGCCTTTGCGCCTGCTTTGCCTACCGCTGCGGCGTGTTCAACCTGGGCGGCGAGGGCCAGTTCATCATCGGCTCCGTGGTCTGCTGCTATGTGGCCACCCAGAGCGGGATCGAGGGCCTCCCCGCCATCATCCTGTGCCTGATCGCCGGGGCTGTTGCCGGCGGTCTGTGGGCGCTGATCCCGGGCCTTTTGAAAGTTTACCGGGGCCAGAACGAAATGATCATCTCCATCATGCTCAACTATGTGGCCACCCTCTTCATGGGCGTGGTGTACACCAACTGGCTGCGGGAGGGCAGCGTGCCCCAGACCATGTCCGTCCCGGACGCCACCAAGCTCAGCCGCCTGTTCGGCCTGCGGGCCACCACGGCCTTCGTCATCGCCATCGCGGCGGGCCTTTTGGTCTACTACTTCCTGTTCTACACCTCCAAGGGCTTCCAGCTGCGGGCGGTGGGATTGAACATGACGGCGGCGGAGTTCAACGGCTTCGCGGTCAAGCGCTACATCCTCTTCAGCTTCGTGGTCTCCGGCGTCATTGCGGGCCTGGGCGGCAGCGCGGAGCTGCTGGGCACCCAGTACCGGCTCATCAACGGCTTCGCCTCCGGCTACGGCTTCGACGGCGTGGCCATGGCCCTGATCGCCCAGCTCCACCCCCTGGCGACCATCCTGGTGGCCATCTTCTTCGCGGCGCTGCGGGTGGGCTCCACCACCATGCAGGCGGCCACCGGCGTGCCCACCAGCGTCTCGGACATCATCCAGGCCCTGGTGATCGTGTTCACCGTGGCGGGCCTCGCCATGGTGAAGCTGCCCCAGTTCAAGGCGGCCATTGACCGCCTCTTTACCAGAAAGGAGGCCGCTACGTCATGAGTTGGGAATTCATCTCCAATCTGCTGCTGGCCAGCATCCGCATGGCCACGCCCCTGATCTTCCTGTCCCTGGCGGAGCTGTACTCCCAGCGGGCAGGCCTGGTCCAC encodes:
- a CDS encoding ABC transporter ATP-binding protein, translating into MDEFLRMEHVSKRFGDFYANREIDLTVRRGEVHTLLGENGAGKSTLMNVLIGLYQPTEGAIYLDGKKVRIDSPAQAVKLGIGMVHQHFMLVEAMTVFENIILGDRNTKGIFIDREARKKEILDLSARYGLDVELDKPITEIAVGAQQRVEILKALYRGAELLILDEPSAALTDIEVEGLFDIMRKLTGEGKSIIFISHKMREVMRISDRITILRAGRTVCTLNRDDTNGEELANLMIGRELTPSHYEKITAPGEPVVSLEKVDYHKESKHNGLNGVSLTVGRGEIVGIAGVDGNGQSQLAQVVTGVLTPDAGHVDLKGSRVAQFTPNGFILESVSHIPEDRNKMGLIGSMSIQENIVLKSTDTPQFSSARGFRLKKRAIREYAEKMREKYDIRCTSVDQETRNLSGGNQQKVILARELEGHPDLLVAVHPTRGLDIGATRFVHDTMIEAREKGCGVLLISADFDEILEVSDRIVVMFEGQVMGVFSGKEPPIQDISLAMAGK
- a CDS encoding ABC transporter permease encodes the protein MKNSNKLICVLVPVVSVLLAFAIGCAVMAFLGANPLTALQSLWTGAFGNLRNVGTTLSRATPLIFTGLCACFAYRCGVFNLGGEGQFIIGSVVCCYVATQSGIEGLPAIILCLIAGAVAGGLWALIPGLLKVYRGQNEMIISIMLNYVATLFMGVVYTNWLREGSVPQTMSVPDATKLSRLFGLRATTAFVIAIAAGLLVYYFLFYTSKGFQLRAVGLNMTAAEFNGFAVKRYILFSFVVSGVIAGLGGSAELLGTQYRLINGFASGYGFDGVAMALIAQLHPLATILVAIFFAALRVGSTTMQAATGVPTSVSDIIQALVIVFTVAGLAMVKLPQFKAAIDRLFTRKEAATS